One genomic segment of Sminthopsis crassicaudata isolate SCR6 chromosome 2, ASM4859323v1, whole genome shotgun sequence includes these proteins:
- the EXOSC2 gene encoding exosome complex component RRP4: MAMEIRLPVARQRLPESLDRDTQKHLVVPGDTITTDTGFMRGHGTYMGDEKLIASVAGSVERVNKLICVKALKTRYNGEVGDIVVGRITEVQQKRWKVETNSRLDSVLLLSSMNLPGGELRRRSAEDELAMRDFLREGDLISAEVQAVFSDGAVSLHTRSLKYGKLGQGVLVQVSPSLVKRQKTHFHDLPCGASVILGNNGFIWIYPTPEQREEEVGGFIANLEPVPLSDREVISRLRNCIVALVAQKMMLFDTSLLYCYEASLSHQIKDILKPEIMEEIVMETRQRLLEQEG, from the exons ATGGCGATGGAGATTCGGCTTCCTGTGGCCCGCCAGCGGCTACCCGAGAGCTTGGATCGGGACACGCAAAAGCACTTGGTGGTCCCCGGGGACACGATTACCACAGATACCGGCTTCATGCG AGGCCATGGTACCTATATGGGAGATGAGAAGCTTATAGCATCTGTGGCGGGCTCTGTGGAGAGAGTGAACAAGCTGATTTGTGTGAAAGCTTTGAAAACAAG GTATAATGGTGAAGTGGGAGACATTGTGGTGGGGAGAATCACAGAG GTTCAGCAGAAGCGGTGGAAGGTAGAGACCAATTCTAGGCTGGATTCAGTCTTGCTTCTCTCATCCATGAATCTTCCTGGAGGAGAGTTG AGAAGAAGATCTGCAGAAGATGAACTTGCAATGAGGGACTTCTTACGGGAAGGGGACCTTATCAGT GCTGAGGTCCAGGCTGTATTTTCTGATGGTGCTGTGTCTCTACATACCAGGAGTCTAAAGTATGGAAAA cTTGGGCAGGGAGTTCTTGTCCAGGTTTCCCCTTCTTTGGTGAAACGACAGAAGACCCATTTCCATGACTTGCCTTGTGGTGCCTCTGTGATTTTGGGCAATAATGGCTTCATCTGGATCTACCCAACTCCTGAGCAGAGAGAAGAAGAAGTAGGGGGCTTTATTGCCAATCTAGAG CCAGTACCACTCTCTGATCGGGAGGTGATTTCTCGACTCCGAAATTGTATTGTTGCCCTAGTGGCTCAGAAGATGATGTTGTTTGACACTAGCCTTTTGTACTGCTATGAAGCATCTCTTTCCCATCAG atCAAGGACATTTTAAAACCAGAGATAATGGAAGAAATTGTAATGGAAACTCGACAGAGACTTTTGGAACAGGAGGGATAA